TAGTCTTCGTAAACGTTTTTATTAAAGGACTCATTTACCTTTGTGGGGTAAATACCTGAAAAACATGCCGTACAGAAATGGGACTGATCCTGATCCACCATAGCTTCCAGAAGCTCCTCGTTAGTCAGATACTCCAGGCTGTCTACATCCAGATACTCTCTTATCCTTTCAACATCACCATCAAACTTATTTGCAATCAACTCTTCCCTTGAAGGAAAGTCCATTCCATAATAACACGGATATACAATCGGAGGCGAAGAGATCCTTACATGGATTGCCTTCGGGTTCGCTTCCTTAATCAGGCTTATAAGCTGCCTGGAAGTGGTCCCCCTTACAATCGAATCATCAATAAGAACAACTGTCCGGTTCTCCAGAACCCCCTTTACAATGTTAAACTTAAATCTTACGCCCATTTCCCTGTTCGACTGCCCGGGCTGTATGAACGTCCTGCCCACGTAATGGCTTCTTATAAGGCCAATTTCAAACTTGGCCCTTATGCCGTCTTTTTCCAGCTGGCTTGTGTATCCTAATGCCGCCGTGTTGGAACTGTCGGGCACACTGATAACAATAACCTTTTCGCCATCTTTGTCTACTACAGGATGCTTCTTAGCCAGAACTTTCCCCAGCTTGCGCCTTATCTTGTCGACGCTGTGGCCGAAGATTTTACTGTCTGGACGCGAGAAGTAAATATACTCAAAAATGCACTGTTTCTTAACAGGCTTTTCATCAAAAATTCTATATGACTCTACCTGCTTTGTTTCCGTTGCATGGCGGTCAATTACAATGAGTTCGCCCGGCTCAATATCCCGTAT
The nucleotide sequence above comes from Ignavibacteria bacterium. Encoded proteins:
- a CDS encoding amidophosphoribosyltransferase, which codes for MNTDKPKSFCGIFGVFGTSEAAFLTYYGLHSLQHRGQEASGIVTAEEVKDKVIFNIHKNLGLVSEVFHNPDILKHNLKGFAAIGHNRYSTTGASESLKNIQPFVVNYRMGHLAVAHNGNLTNAHILREDLVNDGAIFQTTSDTEVILHLIARSRLNDQVQQILEALRAIEGAYCLVILTEDKLIAARDPYGFRPLALGQVNGTFVVASETCALDINSAKYIRDIEPGELIVIDRHATETKQVESYRIFDEKPVKKQCIFEYIYFSRPDSKIFGHSVDKIRRKLGKVLAKKHPVVDKDGEKVIVISVPDSSNTAALGYTSQLEKDGIRAKFEIGLIRSHYVGRTFIQPGQSNREMGVRFKFNIVKGVLENRTVVLIDDSIVRGTTSRQLISLIKEANPKAIHVRISSPPIVYPCYYGMDFPSREELIANKFDGDVERIREYLDVDSLEYLTNEELLEAMVDQDQSHFCTACFSGIYPTKVNESFNKNVYED